The following nucleotide sequence is from Stigmatopora argus isolate UIUO_Sarg chromosome 18, RoL_Sarg_1.0, whole genome shotgun sequence.
CTTGGATGGCTCTCACGCTGGAAGTGTGCTGCTGCACGAGAGCGTCCATATTGCGGTGCATCTGTTTGcacaaacccatttttttttcatgcgtGACTCTTAATCTGCACGCCACGTAAACCACCTGAGCCTGGATGAGGGCTTCCCGCAAACAAAAAGATGTACTCGTGAACATTTCCGATGTCCGGGGCCCTAAAAGCGCAATGACCATTTGAGCCAGTTCTGGGTGGTTTCCTGTGTTTTCAAGTTCTTGAGCATACTTGTGCAGTTTTGCTGCCTGCTGTTGAAGCTCAGTAGCCAGACTGTAATGAGCACTTTGAAACGAATCACTAGAATCTGTGCCACAACTCGGGATTTTATCCGCCAAATGCTGCTCGATCATTTTTTCAGCCAGATCTTGGGCTTCTTGCAGTTCGATCTGCTCTTTGTACGGAGCGAGTTCTGGTGGGCAGATATCAGCTAATGTTTGTTTGGTAAAGCTAAAGTTGCTTTTGACTTCTTTGATCACACTTTTTAAGTCAGACCTCTTGGATGCCTCAATAATTGACTTCAAGGCCCTTTCCCTTTGATAAAGGTTTTGGTGTGCTTCTGCCAACTCGCCTTTCAGTTGCCTGAATTTCTCTTCATAGTTCGATTTAAGGTTTTGAATCGAGTGGGAGAGTTCTGCTTTGATTAAGGTACTAAATATTGGTAATGAATTTATTTCTGCATCAGCTACAACACTGGCCTCTTGCAATTTAGCAATGCTTGAACTGTCGCAGGGTGTTTCGTTTTCCAGGTCTTTCCAGAATGTATTCTCTAACATTAGCTTTCTGGTTAAGACATCTGCATACACTACCGCTAAACAATCTTTGTCACCACTTTTCATGTTTTCTATATCTTCCCATATTGCAGTAAGTGATTGGAGGAGGTCAGGCTCTGGGCTCTGTATCAGCAAAGCCATTTTATTCAAAACAAGGGCCTCAAAAGAAAGGGTTTTTGCAAAGTGATGAATCACTTCTTTATCGGGAGATTCTGACGTTTGCGTTTGAGGATGATACGGTGATTGTTCCACCAAGGTCTTTTGTCCATGGCGGATATACACCGATGCACTGACCAGCTCATATTCAACCTCTGACAGGGAGTGAAGCTGCACACAAGTGTTATCAGAAAATCCAGACAGAATAGCCTTGACTTTCTCTCGACTCGTTTCCACACAAAGGAGGGCCTTGGCGTACGGATTGTTTGCATCACTTATCTGGGGCCCACTGTCACAAGCTAGCGGCTTGTTTTCGACCACCTTTAGATCTTTCTTCGACGCCTCTTCGGCATGGGCGGAACGCTGCTCCTGTAGATTCCGAGTGAGgttttttagtttttcctcGGTGGCAAGCAGTTTAGTTTCTAGGGAATGTACAATGGTGATAAACTTCTCAGAGTCACTGAGTTGTGGGATCACATAATCATGGGGAGGATGTGCTTCGGCGAGATTAAGGTCTTTCTGGTTAACATCTTGTCTTGCGTCATCAAAGGTATTATGGCACTCACCGAGGCCATCTGGGTTCAAATATGTTTGGCACTGAATACCGGAAAAACGGATTCTTGGTCTCTTAGCATGGGACTCCTTATCATCAGTGCAGTCCTCAGAGTTGTTGAATAATGGTGGGGACTCAACGTTTGAAATAAAAGTAGCTACAGGTTTAACGCACTCCTGCCTGTTCTGTTCTTTAGCTTGTTTCCTTCTTAAATGCAGATCGGCATATCCCAGCTGCAGAGCATTTAGGTGCTGCTCAAGCTCCACAATGCGGTTCTCTGCGACCACAAGTttgatttttagtttttgttcagCGCTGCCGGGCTCAACTTGATGTGACCAACTTTGACTCATCTGAGATAGAAGGCCCTCCTTAGCTTGTAACTTGTGTTCGGTTTCCTCCAAGCTATTGCCAAGTACCGTCATTTTAACAAGAGCCTCTTTCAAGTCCTCCTCCTTACGCAGCATCAGTCTTTCGTACATTTCCTTAGTGTGACGAATCTCATCCTCTTTCTCTCTGAGGAACTGGCTCATTCTCTCAAACTCTTGGGTTGCCCTCTCATATGAGTTTTCCAGGGCGGAATAATCGGCCTCTTCCGTTTCAAGGCGGTTGCGAAGCTTGTGGACCTCTCGGTCGGCCTCTGAAATCTGGTTTAGGAGTTCTTGACAACGGCACGTGAGCAAAGCTCTCTCTTCTTCAAGCCGCCGGACACTTTCTTTCAGTGACTCCAACATGTTGGTCTTCTGTACAAGATCCTCTTTCAAGTTCAGCAATTCCTCACCGTGTTCTATTCCTGCTGAGGTCTGCCTCCCTCGTAACAGGGCCTCCACCTGCTGTTGGGTCTTTAGGAGTCTTTCCTCCATTTCCTTGTTTGCAGTCTCGGCTTCGGCTATTCTTCTGCACAGATTTTGTCTTTCCCTTTCATGACTCTCTTGATTGCTGCGCTTCTCCTTTCTCAGTCGTTCCTCCTTCAGTGCCTGACCTTCTTCTGTAGCGACCAGTCGTGCGGTCACTTCTTGCAGTCTTTCCTGTAACCTCTGGGTCTCTCGGAGATGGTCTCGCTGAAGGGCCTGCTGGTGCTCCAGGTGCCTAAGGGCCTGGTTTCTTTCTAAGAGGCTAGCCTCAACTTCACTCAGTCTAGTTTCACTGTCCTTTAGCTGTGCGCGTAAAGTGGCCTCACTACATCCGTATTCCTCCTCTTGCTCCTTTGAACGTGCTTGCTCCAGTTTCAGTTCATTGCGCATACGGGCCACAGCTTGTTCACTTGCTAAGATTTCAGCCAGTGCAGAGGCCAGCTTTGACTGAAGGGCTTGGATGTCAGCTTCGTGGCGATCCACTACATTTTGGGCTTCGGCGTAGCTTCTTTTTAGTGATAGGATCTTCTGTTGGGCGACATTTTGCTTGCGCTTTTGGGACTCTAGTTCACAATGCAAGTCTTTGTTCATCTTGTGCAGGTGTTGCCAGGGAACTCTACGTGGTGAGGAGGGGTGTGTTGCACTCTTGAAAAAGATTGATGAAACAAATTTGATTATTTGATGCATCGTCTCACTTTCCCTTTCTGATACGGAGCCACAGACTCCTGGTACAAatcttgtgtttatttttctgcaGGGGCTTCCACTGTGCTTTTTCAAGGtgaatacacacatacatatgtatatacatatatacatatataaatatatacatacatatatacatatatatacatatatatatatacacatatatacacatatatatatatatatatatatatacacatatatacacatatatatatatatatatatatatatatatatatatatatatatatatatatatatatatacatatatatatatatagtgtatattttCTTAACCCTTTAAAGAAAAAGGATGAATGATGTATTGAACAAAACTATGAAATGTAGTGacactattatttttttgaatgctaGCCAAACAAAAACTTCAAACAATGGTGTTTAACATGCATGGGAAAGAAGCCATTAGTTCCCCAAAAGCCACAAGGTGAAGAACGCACTGCATAAGAGCAGCAGAATAACATGCAAAATATGCCTCGAAAAGGACACACAGAAACATGATGACAACCAAGAAAAAGCACAGCGCAAGGCCCTTTGATAGGTTTATCACCTCAAGCATATCAGTTAATATTGATTATTGTCCCAGGAGATGTGAAACTCTGTAACAAAACATTAGTCAAATACATGCCAAACACCCCAACCATGCATAAGAGTTCCAGAGAAGAGTCCTCTCACCAGTTAGTCTCATACATGTTACGCTAGAAACACAATCATTCGTTGCAATTGATGACAACTGACATTCAAAGCATTTTGATTACAAGGGTCTGGGAAcgaatgatcgctgccagccctctaAATAAAAAAGGATTGAGTGttcattgccatcaatggcactggaaTATAAACATTCACGTGCAACAAAAGATCCCAACATTTCCATCCACTTCCCAACTTTGACCAGTGTTACTATTTTACATCAAATAATGTTCTACCTGCAGTATATAACCTTCCCTGGCACTTTGTTCTCTTCCCAGTGCGTCTTCCAGCTGCTCCTTTAACATGCTGTTTTGTCTTTGAAGTTGGTCCAGCTCCTTTTGCTTCTGTCCCAACTAAAAACCAAAATGGAGAATACCCATGAGACTTCTGTATAGATAAATCATAACATTTCAGAACACAAGTATAATGCACAAGAACAATAATCTCATTTTTGCAATGCTTTGActtgcccccaaatcaacagcgAGTGACTTGAAATCAACCAGAAAAGACCCAGAAtgaccccaaaaccaacagaaagtcagACAAATTTGCtaaaaaattcaataaaaagtgACACCGATCATGTATAAAGCGAGCAGATTCCCAACTCCTACCTCTTTGTCTAGCAGCGCAGCGAGCTCATGTGCAGGCAATCTTTCGGTGTTGGAGCTCTCTGTAGCTGAATTGATGGGCACTTGTTTCTCTTCCCTAAGCGGTGTCGTTTCCACCTGATGCCACCGCTGCTCAATCTCCTCCTTCACGCCGGACGTTAAGGGGAACTTCTCTTCCTCGACATTGCGCGAAGCCGAAGGGTGATCTACTTCCATCCTTCCTTGCTCTTGACGTTCTCGTAAGGACGGCTGCGCGGGAGATATCGTGTTCAGGGTGGAAGTGACGAGAACGGCATTTGGCAAGTGGCCCAGGGTGCTCCCCCTAACGTTATCGTCGACGGTCGAGGCGTTTCGATTATCTGACACGATGGGGGTTTGCAGGGGCAAGGTAGAAACGGGAGAGGACAACGATGTGGAAGTAGAGGAGGAAACAGGGCAGCAGGATGCTGTGGTGCTAGGCGAAGAAGAGTCCAGTTCAACGGTGTCTGCTCGCTCCTTCCCCGGTTTGTTCGTTTTTTCAGTTTTGAACTCCGACCAGTCGAACGTCTTTGAGCGGCCTTCCCGCCTGCGCTCGCGAACTCTGCTTTTACGGGATTCCGATAAAGGGAGGGGTGGGCCGTTGCTGTTCGAATGCTTGTGCCCATCTGACTTGAGGGTCTCACATGACAGGCTTGGCTCAGGTTTGGCCTGTTGACATGGCTCGAGCAGGACCTGCGTTTTTATCTTCTCCTCTGCGACAAAGCTGGaatgagacaaaaacaaaatacacaagGTTTTCTCCATGAATTTCTTTTATATGCAAGAGGAAACATAGCCAATTGTAGgtgtaaaaaaacaagacacaGACACATGAAAAGCACTTGTAATGTGAAATACAATTTGTCTGAAAGCAGCTTTAATGTTTACACACATGAACTAAAATAAGCCCGACGGCAGACGCCTTCCTCCAGTGGCTATTTTAATTCATACAGCGTCTGAGAAAGAATGCATTAGCAGTAAAAGTGGAGTATTTGCCATGTTTAGAATTGACAGGCAGGACAATTTTTAAAACTGACACAAGAGTCTAATATATAAATCAAGCACGTCACATTAAATTGGATCAGAGAGGCAAACCGCGGTGGAACAACGCTAAAAAAATAGCGAGAAAGAAGTATCCCGAGAGGAATGCGTGTCTCTGGAGAAATGCCCATACCACAGTTTGAAGGGTTAAATTTGGGAGACGCGCTGCCAGGCTGCCGTTTATGTGAGGTGGAGCGTTTCAATTAACACGTAATCTGATATTACATTGGCATGCTCACCATGCATAGGTTTACATTTTCACTCCCTAAATTAGTTACTCTTTGACAAGGTGAGTACGCTGGGTTATTTAAGTTTGTCGACTTGATTGCTGTTTGGCTAAACAGTGTCCCCAAAGCCGAGGAGACGTGACTCAACGTCAAACGACAGAGGGTGGGACAACAAACAGGCCAGGGCAGACATTGCGGTGCAATGACATcactttttgaggaaaaaaacaaaagggggGGTTGCGATATTCAACACACAAGTTTTCCAACCTGGGCTTCAAAACGGATAGTTTCAGTGAGATGTTTTTCCTGGAAGCAGGTTGTAAACAAACACCGGTTGAGGAATAGGGCGAAGGAGGAGGAAACAGAGGGTAAGAAGGAGAGAGGGATTAAGTTCAAGTAGGTGAGAAAAGCAGCGTTTGGATCTGCCGGGAGGAGAGAGTTCATTCTTTACGTGTTATTACCGGGTGACATCCGGGGGGATGGTGGGCCGGGAATTCTTCATGATGGCCTGGATCCAGTTCCGGCGGATACCGGAGGTCATGGCTGACAGGGTGCACACGCCGTCTTTACACTGAAACCACAGAGCAGACATGGTTTAAAAATGAGTGACAAGGGAGAATGTAATTGCGACCATAATTCAACACCATTTAGTCTAATGCACATTTACATGTAATACAGTATATAATGGAAACTATTACCACATAGCGCCCTGTGTAAACTAGATTATAGAATCTCAAACTTTTTTAATTCGACGTCCTTCAAAAGGAGGAATTTTTGTTTAAGGCCCTTCTTATACGACGAAGCGCAATAAACATACTTTAAATATTATGTGTACATCCTGAATGCTATCGGAATTATTTTTAGTTTCAACTTACATATATAAATGTCAGCACTTAAACAGGGTTCTGTTTCACGCCAACTGGACttgttaatttattattgttggtGGTGGAAGCTATGAAGTTATCATATTATAAAAAGCCCCAAATTAAGGTGTTTTAAATTACAAACAAAATTCATTAATTCTTTTTCTGATCcccttaacctcacaagggtcacggggacTAACTATattccctgaattggttgctagccagtTGCAGGTTTCAACCGCACTTATACAAACAAAATGATAATCcacaattcatttcaaatgctATCCATAAACTATAGCTCAAGAAGAACTTTTGCAGCGTTTTTAAGAGCAGTCAATTTCCCACAACAAACATTTGAATAGTAaacacagaacatgcaaactcaacaaaaaacagTTCAAGATTCAAACCCATAAACTCTCCAGTGTGTTCAACCCTTTTTTTGACACTTCCTCATCTACTCCATTGGCCCTCATGTCACAATTCTCCTAATAATAATTCCTTATTGTTCTACATGGCAGAAATGAACATCACAATATGAGGAACAACTGTTATAGTCACCAACATATGACACATTTCTTTTGGTTCCATAACTCTGAATATGACTCTAAGGAATATTATCAAGGCAATCAACAATCTTAACAGCACCCAACAGCCTTTTGTCCAAATATAAACCATTTGTATTTCCAGTCAGCTATTTATAGCGGTACTAAATCGTAATAATTTTAATAGTCAGAATTAAAATGCTTTACTGACTACAGTATGAATATATGCTTTGTTTAATTCATATAGGAGTGCTGATTCTGAGAATTGGATTTCCGAGGGGTGCTCATACAGTAGGAATGAATACCTGGAGGAATCAATCAATAGTTTACACATCTTATTAGTTACCATTAACTTGCTGCAAGCCTTCCAAGTTCAAACGGATTAGACGTCTTTTGCTGTCAAAAGCACGTAGATGTCATTATGAATTCTACAGTGTCGCCTCTTTCAGGCCGACTGTGGTGAGAAGGAATGACAGATATAAATACTGGCGTTATTCATTTCTTGACATCAAACCCAAGCTGTTCTGCGCCAAAGACATGGGGATCCCTTTGGCTACTACTATTTCTGACATCCGCCAAAAAATAGCCGGGGATGATACTCAGtggaaatgtaaacaaaaggtTATTGGCATGAATTATACGTTTGAAGCAAAATATATCTAACATTAGCATTGTGAAGGAATGTAATATGATATGTGATACGTGTCCAAAAAGGTGAAAATGTTCAATAGCCAGAAAGAGACGATCCTAAGGTCGGCATGCTAAACTGTGTACAGCTTATGTAGGATGAGCGCAGTATGAGCGTTCGCAGAGTGGTAACGACCGAGTCCGATTTAGACTGCGCTGTCATCGAGAGATGACAAGTCAGGTGACATCCTTCATGACAGACAAAGAATCATTTCAAAAAGAGAAACAGCAAAACCTGATACCTTAAGTTGCACCACATGGCGTCTAAAGCTGTTTATAGACTGCCATCAGACAGCGGGCGGCACTATCGCACTTTTCAATCTTTACTGTTGATGAATGACGTAACACAATTGAATTGGAGAATCGACACTGACCAGGATTTGGAAG
It contains:
- the LOC144093206 gene encoding uncharacterized protein LOC144093206 isoform X3, which codes for MSCKENSCRKFQANIFNKSKCQNCFKPRESHLLNDEDLGQAKPIYGGWLLLAPEGTNFDNPLHRSRKWQRRFFILYEHGLLRYALDEMPSTLPQGTINMNQCADVIDGESRTGQKNSLCILTPENEHFIRAECKEIINGWHEALTVYPRTNKQNQKKKRKVDPPSQQHRCDLASHYVLSSSLPLLPSQTPIQEPGPAKVTVTSGGGGCSSGGSIPCLPSSIANAECVPMSRTTLWQEENRWSRTAIPCSRSASCLSQLGQSQPESSVTTHDDGGTMSTGRKVRVESGYFSLEKTKSEPSPKPTQNSQPLQQPQHLPQSTSTCSLGASIPRYSSEAEPLVYPRPPSPGTLASPSYSTISSSQSSLDSEPSSTATANWEGHGGGGGSTSVNSASRSGRQYKALSDVPRARRMSYREAFRTEKKRQELRERTRSPGREEVARLFGEERRRSQVIGRFEDNPNVERMDTSIPGEPSSKVNNVQRQGRSERRYLAEKNDMSSLDAGKDRSVPNMSGSTIANLRRAKSLDRRVTESAMAPDLLNFKKGWMTKLYDDGMWKKHWFVLTDQCLRYYKDLIAEEAAELDGEIDLSACYDVKEFPVQRNYGFQILCKDGVCTLSAMTSGIRRNWIQAIMKNSRPTIPPDVTRKNISLKLSVLKPSFVAEEKIKTQVLLEPCQQAKPEPSLSCETLKSDGHKHSNSNGPPLPLSESRKSRVRERRREGRSKTFDWSEFKTEKTNKPGKERADTVELDSSSPSTTASCCPVSSSTSTSLSSPVSTLPLQTPIVSDNRNASTVDDNVRGSTLGHLPNAVLVTSTLNTISPAQPSLRERQEQGRMEVDHPSASRNVEEEKFPLTSGVKEEIEQRWHQVETTPLREEKQVPINSATESSNTERLPAHELAALLDKELGQKQKELDQLQRQNSMLKEQLEDALGREQSAREGYILQSATHPSSPRRVPWQHLHKMNKDLHCELESQKRKQNVAQQKILSLKRSYAEAQNVVDRHEADIQALQSKLASALAEILASEQAVARMRNELKLEQARSKEQEEEYGCSEATLRAQLKDSETRLSEVEASLLERNQALRHLEHQQALQRDHLRETQRLQERLQEVTARLVATEEGQALKEERLRKEKRSNQESHERERQNLCRRIAEAETANKEMEERLLKTQQQVEALLRGRQTSAGIEHGEELLNLKEDLVQKTNMLESLKESVRRLEEERALLTCRCQELLNQISEADREVHKLRNRLETEEADYSALENSYERATQEFERMSQFLREKEDEIRHTKEMYERLMLRKEEDLKEALVKMTVLGNSLEETEHKLQAKEGLLSQMSQSWSHQVEPGSAEQKLKIKLVVAENRIVELEQHLNALQLGYADLHLRRKQAKEQNRQECVKPVATFISNVESPPLFNNSEDCTDDKESHAKRPRIRFSGIQCQTYLNPDGLGECHNTFDDARQDVNQKDLNLAEAHPPHDYVIPQLSDSEKFITIVHSLETKLLATEEKLKNLTRNLQEQRSAHAEEASKKDLKVVENKPLACDSGPQISDANNPYAKALLCVETSREKVKAILSGFSDNTCVQLHSLSEVEYELVSASVYIRHGQKTLVEQSPYHPQTQTSESPDKEVIHHFAKTLSFEALVLNKMALLIQSPEPDLLQSLTAIWEDIENMKSGDKDCLAVVYADVLTRKLMLENTFWKDLENETPCDSSSIAKLQEASVVADAEINSLPIFSTLIKAELSHSIQNLKSNYEEKFRQLKGELAEAHQNLYQRERALKSIIEASKRSDLKSVIKEVKSNFSFTKQTLADICPPELAPYKEQIELQEAQDLAEKMIEQHLADKIPSCGTDSSDSFQSAHYSLATELQQQAAKLHKYAQELENTGNHPELAQMVIALLGPRTSEMFTSTSFCLREALIQAQVVYVACRLRVTHEKKMGLCKQMHRNMDALVQQHTSSVRAIQEKYEISFQEERQNFKQTLQNLQKENITLKSEISQRSKQLSQQQEQAVLLEEHFHLQIKELKQKHQQELLLAEKAHSSAEQTLVEKATNSQRQLADLRADVGTMKEQHASRIRKLEEEFEQRIAQLQCVYEDEIVKLHSQREETVHLTRERRANERDDEAVSAPMEDEEQDEEGVPPIMSDGDTMVLLKDRIQELETQMNSMRDELESKHLEGDVASLREKYQRDFENLKATCERGFAAMEETHHKVVEDLQRQHQREISKLMEERERLLAEETAATIAAIEAMKNAHKEELEKNQRPQLSGLNSDIDELRLQYDEELQSIQRELEVLSEQYSQKCLENAHLAQALEAERQALRQCQRENQELNTHNQELNNRLSAEITRMRSCFSKESALSPVTQGKDVYELEVLLRIKESEIQYLKQEIHSLKDELQSALRDKKYTTDKYKDIYTELSIVKAKADCDIGKLKEKLLIATESSGKSSVDGTVKSGYDIMKSKSNPDFTKTEQSGTSKPPRGLRSKSLKEGLTVQERMKLFEAKDSK
- the LOC144093206 gene encoding uncharacterized protein LOC144093206 isoform X6, with translation MSCKENSCRKFQANIFNKSKCQNCFKPRESHLLNDEDLGQAKPIYGGWLLLAPEGTNFDNPLHRSRKWQRRFFILYEHGLLRYALDEMPSTLPQGTINMNQCADVIDGESRTGQKNSLCILTPENEHFIRAECKEIINGWHEALTVYPRTNKQNQKKKRKVDPPSQQEPGPAKVTVTSGGGGCSSGGSIPCLPSSIANAECVPMSRTTLWQEENRWSRTAIPCSRSASCLSQLGQSQPESSVTTHDDGGTMSTGRKVRVESGYFSLEKTKSEPSPKPTQNSQPLQQPQHLPQSTSTCSLGASIPRYSSEAEPLVYPRPPSPGTLASPSYSTISSSQSSLDSEPSSTATANWEGHGGGGGSTSVNSASRSGRQYKALSDVPRARRMSYREAFRTEKKRQELRERTRSPGREEVARLFGEERRRSQVIGRFEDNPNVERMDTSIPGEPSSKVNNVQRQGRSERRYLAEKNDMSSLDAGKDRSVPNMSGSTIANLRRAKSLDRRVTESAMAPDLLNFKKGWMTKLYDDGMWKKHWFVLTDQCLRYYKDLIAEEAAELDGEIDLSACYDVKEFPVQRNYGFQILCKDGVCTLSAMTSGIRRNWIQAIMKNSRPTIPPDVTRKNISLKLSVLKPSFVAEEKIKTQVLLEPCQQAKPEPSLSCETLKSDGHKHSNSNGPPLPLSESRKSRVRERRREGRSKTFDWSEFKTEKTNKPGKERADTVELDSSSPSTTASCCPVSSSTSTSLSSPVSTLPLQTPIVSDNRNASTVDDNVRGSTLGHLPNAVLVTSTLNTISPAQPSLRERQEQGRMEVDHPSASRNVEEEKFPLTSGVKEEIEQRWHQVETTPLREEKQVPINSATESSNTERLPAHELAALLDKELGQKQKELDQLQRQNSMLKEQLEDALGREQSAREGYILQSATHPSSPRRVPWQHLHKMNKDLHCELESQKRKQNVAQQKILSLKRSYAEAQNVVDRHEADIQALQSKLASALAEILASEQAVARMRNELKLEQARSKEQEEEYGCSEATLRAQLKDSETRLSEVEASLLERNQALRHLEHQQALQRDHLRETQRLQERLQEVTARLVATEEGQALKEERLRKEKRSNQESHERERQNLCRRIAEAETANKEMEERLLKTQQQVEALLRGRQTSAGIEHGEELLNLKEDLVQKTNMLESLKESVRRLEEERALLTCRCQELLNQISEADREVHKLRNRLETEEADYSALENSYERATQEFERMSQFLREKEDEIRHTKEMYERLMLRKEEDLKEALVKMTVLGNSLEETEHKLQAKEGLLSQMSQSWSHQVEPGSAEQKLKIKLVVAENRIVELEQHLNALQLGYADLHLRRKQAKEQNRQECVKPVATFISNVESPPLFNNSEDCTDDKESHAKRPRIRFSGIQCQTYLNPDGLGECHNTFDDARQDVNQKDLNLAEAHPPHDYVIPQLSDSEKFITIVHSLETKLLATEEKLKNLTRNLQEQRSAHAEEASKKDLKVVENKPLACDSGPQISDANNPYAKALLCVETSREKVKAILSGFSDNTCVQLHSLSEVEYELVSASVYIRHGQKTLVEQSPYHPQTQTSESPDKEVIHHFAKTLSFEALVLNKMALLIQSPEPDLLQSLTAIWEDIENMKSGDKDCLAVVYADVLTRKLMLENTFWKDLENETPCDSSSIAKLQEASVVADAEINSLPIFSTLIKAELSHSIQNLKSNYEEKFRQLKGELAEAHQNLYQRERALKSIIEASKRSDLKSVIKEVKSNFSFTKQTLADICPPELAPYKEQIELQEAQDLAEKMIEQHLADKIPSCGTDSSDSFQSAHYSLATELQQQAAKLHKYAQELENTGNHPELAQMVIALLGPRTSEMFTSTSFCLREALIQAQVVYVACRLRVTHEKKMGLCKQMHRNMDALVQQHTSSVRAIQEKYEISFQEERQNFKQTLQNLQKENITLKSEISQRSKQLSQQQEQAVLLEEHFHLQIKELKQKHQQELLLAEKAHSSAEQTLVEKATNSQRQLADLRADVGTMKEQHASRIRKLEEEFEQRIAQLQCVYEDEIVKLHSQREETVHLTRERRANERDDEAVSAPMEDEEQDEEGVPPIMSDGDTMVLLKDRIQELETQMNSMRDELESKHLEGDVASLREKYQRDFENLKATCERGFAAMEETHHKVVEDLQRQHQREISKLMEERERLLAEETAATIAAIEAMKNAHKEELEKNQRPQLSGLNSDIDELRLQYDEELQSIQRELEVLSEQYSQKCLENAHLAQALEAERQALRQCQRENQELNTHNQELNNRLSAEITRMRSCFSKESALSPVTQGKDVYELEVLLRIKESEIQYLKQEIHSLKDELQSALRDKKYTTDKYKDIYTELSIVKAKADCDIGKLKEKLLIATESSGKSSVDGTVKSGYDIMKSKSNPDFTKTEQSGTSKPPRGLRSKSLKEGLTVQERMKLFEAKDSK